A region of the Desulfovibrio inopinatus DSM 10711 genome:
GAGGAACATCTTCAATACGTGCTCTCAGTGGCGGAACATCAATGTGAAAGACAGCCAAACGGTAGTAGAGATCTTGACGGAAAGTTCCATTCTTAACCATAGCCTTTACATCAGCGTTTGTCGCCGCAATATAGCGACACTGATTTATGATTTCCCGAGGAGAGCCAAGCGGGCGAAAACGGCCTTCCTGAATGACACGCAACAAAGACCTCTGCAGACTTAACGGAAGATCCTCCACTTCATCGAGAAATAGCGTTCCATCTTTGGCTTGTGCAATAAGGCCTTCACGTCGCTCCTTGGCATCTGTAAACGCACCGCGCTCATGTCCAAAGAGGAGAGACTCACCAAGGGTTTCAGGAATATTGGTGCAATCAACAGTGACAAGAGAAGAATCAGCCCGCTTGCTATTGAAATGAATGGCCCGCGAGATAAGCTCTTTGCCCGTTCCTGTCTCCCCCGTAATAAGGACATTCCCCAAACTTTGTGCTGCCTTGGATATCCTTTCTAGGCATTCACGGAATACCGGAGCATTTCCGAGCAGTTGTCCGCGTAACCTGGAAACTGATTTCCGGACCTCGCCCCGACTCTCACGAAATTGCAAAGCGCGAGCAATAAGGAGTTTGACTTCATTGTACGCTAACGGCTTTCCCAGATAATGCCATGCTCCATTCCGGATAGCCATTTCTGCACTATCAGGTCCGCTTTCACTAGTAATAATGATTACTTCAGGCATCGCCGGAGTACTGCGAAACGCCGTAATACTTTCAAGCCCATTCGCATCAGGCAAAATAATATCAAGTAATACAATATCGAAGTCGACCTGAGAGGCC
Encoded here:
- a CDS encoding sigma-54-dependent transcriptional regulator — its product is MARILIVDDDPVLCRQFELYMKKLGYESAAEQCVADGIALASQVDFDIVLLDIILPDANGLESITAFRSTPAMPEVIIITSESGPDSAEMAIRNGAWHYLGKPLAYNEVKLLIARALQFRESRGEVRKSVSRLRGQLLGNAPVFRECLERISKAAQSLGNVLITGETGTGKELISRAIHFNSKRADSSLVTVDCTNIPETLGESLLFGHERGAFTDAKERREGLIAQAKDGTLFLDEVEDLPLSLQRSLLRVIQEGRFRPLGSPREIINQCRYIAATNADVKAMVKNGTFRQDLYYRLAVFHIDVPPLRARIEDVPLLVEHYMKKVCREYNVPPKRISKECLDAFFSYTWPGNIRELVNIIQVSIANADDESVIYPHHLPLELKTYYFRKRFSSSVGLYDDQGIGLGRVEGQIPTLKQFRQEAYNQLEEKYLDNLLSRSAGQVRQACQLAGISRSRLYQLLTKYGRTMDL